The genomic interval AACGACTCAACCACAATAAACGAAGCGTTCGTCACCTAACGATTCGACGGGGGATGCCCGTGTCCTGCCGGCGTGCTCAAGAGGTGAAGTGGTCATGTCCCGTCGTCCTCCATGGGGTGCGGATACCAGTGTGTGATGAAACGGGCGAATGGGCTGGTTTGCGCCACCCATCCGCCGCCGGAGTCCAGCCAGCGCGCGACTGAGATGAGCTGTTCCACGGGTTTCGTGAAGTTGGTGCTGTTCACCCGCCACCGGTACGCCTCGGGAGTCATAAGGTCCGCCGTCGTTGCTCCTTCGCTCGCGCGCAGCCATTGCACGAGTCCCTTGCGCGTGACGTTGGCCCCCATCGAACGGATGCCTTCGGTGAGGAAACGCGCGGCCGCCCACCCTTCGACGGCCCACTGCTGCATCGTGAAGTTCGGGTCGTAGCGACGCATCGCGGCGCGGAACTTCGCGATCTCCGGATTGCTCGTCATCGTGTACGGCACGGAGTTGCCGTTGACGTAGATCGAGTTGCGACACGGGGCGCTGAAGTCCTTGCCGATAGCGCTCGTCCAGTTCGCGACCGAGGCGACTGCCGCCTTGACCTCGAAGCCGTAGCGGTCCATCGCTTGGCACACGTTCATGAACCCGGCAGTGTCGATCACTTGCCAGAAGGCCTCAACGCCCGCTGAGCGCATGTTGATGATGTCGGTGTCCCAGGATGGGCTTGCGGGGTCCTTGCCCGCGCCGCCGTTGGGCGTGTAGACGACTTCGATGCCCGACTTCTCGAGCATCTCGATCACGACCGCCGCCCGGTTCGAGGAAGCCGGGATCGCGTAGAAGAGGACCGCAGCCTTCTTGATGCCCAGGTGCTGTTTGAACCAAACATGCGGCGCGTTGTTCTCATAGAACGTGCCGTTTACGCCGACGCGCTTCCCGTCGCGTGGGTACCCCGCGGCGCCGTAGGCCGAGAAGAACATCGGGTACTTGTAGTACGCGCTCCCCACCGGGATTCCGCCGACGTCGGGGACCCCGGCCGCGTTCACCAGCCCCGCACCGGCGTACGCATCGGTGTTGTTGGCGACGAGGGCGAACACCTTCTCCTTCTCGATGAAGTTGCGCGCGCAGGCCTTGTTCGCCTCGGGGTCCTCGCGGTCGTCGCAGGTGAGGAACCTGATCGTTCGTCCATTCACGCCACCGGATTCGTTCAACGATTGAAAGAATGCGCGCGCGCCGTGAGAAGGCCCACTGAACATCTCGGGTCCGAGAGGTCCGCCGACCGGCGTGATGTTCCCAACGGTGATCGTTGTTGCAGTGACGCCGCGGTCGGATGCGAAGTTAAGAAAGGACCCCTCGCCGGGAGCGGTTGTGGGTCCGGACCCCGGACCGAAGCCGGTCGATCCGTTGCCGAGTGTGGGTCCGTTTGCAGTTGAACCTGTTGATTGCGTGTCCGGAGACGTTTCCCACGACGAGAACTCGTCGCCTCCGGCACCGGCCCGCTGCGGGTTCTCCCCGGCCGCCTGGAAGTTGAATGCGGTGTCGGACAGCCGCGTGCCGCATGCGGTGGCGACGAGTGTCAGGACCGTGAGAGTGAGGAGGAAACGCCGCCTATTCATGAAAGACTCGCCCCCGATGTCATTTCTCCGACCCGGATCTTCCCGCGCTACCGGCACAGCCCTCGGCTCGCCGGTGGCAGCGGATGGTAGCAGCGGCGTGCGCAATATCCCGATTCGAAAGCGAAGTGCGCGTCCGTCGACGTGTTGCGTACTTGGAGCACGAAGTGGATACGATCCGCAAGGAACGTCGATGAGGGGAGATGCGGTGGCCAAACGCGATCCGGCGGACCCAGTCTGATGAGGCTCGAAGGTGCGGTTTGTATCGTGACCGGTGCCTCCCGAGGGATCGGTCGCGAGGTCGCCCGGGCGCTGTACGTGCGCGGGGCTCGGGTCGGGCTCGTCGCCCGCGACCGGGTTGGTCTGGATGCGGTGGTGAGTGCGCTCGGGGATCGAGCCCTGGCCGCAGTGGGCGACGTTTGCGACCCGGATTCGTTGCGAGCCGCGGTGGACGCGGTGGTGGGCGAGTTCGGCCCGGTGGACGTGCTGGTCAACAACGCCGGGATCGGCGCCTACGAGTCCTTCGTCGAGGCCGATCCCGAGGTGTTCGAGCGACTCATGCGAGTCAACTACTTCGGGACGGTCGAAGCCACGCGTCTGGTGGCCCGATCAATGCTCGAGCGAGGGCGCGGCCACATCGTGAACGTGGCGTCGATTGCCGGCCGGCTCGGGGCTCCGTTCGAGTCGGCCTACTCAGGCTCCAAGTTCGCCGTCGTGGGGTTCAGCGAAGCGTTGGCCGCCGAGTTCGGCCCGCTCGGTGTGCAGGTTTCCCTCGTCAATCCAGGTCCGGTCGCCACGTCCTTCACCGAGGCGCGCGGGGTGCCCTTCCAGCGGCGCTTCCCGCGGCCTTTGCCTCCGACTCGCGTGGCGCGCGCGGTCGTGCGCGCGATCGAGCGGAACCGGTTCGAGCAAACATTGCCGCACTGGCTGGGCGTTGGGATCGTTACCCGAGCCATTGCGCCTTCCGTCTATCGCCGCGGCTTGGTGCGCAACGTCGGCGCTGAGGCTCGGCGCAGTTGGTCCGCAGGATCAGGCAGAACACCTTGAGCAAGACTCGACGATTCGGCTCGGCGCTCGCGTCCGGAGCGGCCGCGGCAGGCGCAGTGAGGGTCGGGCGTTTCTACCGATCGCTGGCGTACGCGACCGGTCAGACGGAGCGGGTTGTCGCCGTTACCAGTGACGGATGGCGACTCTCGATGGCCCGATATCAGGCAGTCGGGACTCCCAAGGGGGTGATCGTTGCCGGTCACGGATTCGCGGGTTCGAGCCTCATATGGGACCTGGCGCCTTCGGCAAGCTTGGCCCGGTATGCGGCCGCTGCAGGCTACGACTTCTACGCGCTCGACCTGCGCGGCCGGGGCCGGAGCTGGCCGGCCTCCGGACCCGCACGAGACCTGCACTGGAGCTTCGACGACTTCGTGTTCCACGACCTACCCGCTGCTACTTCGACCGCCCGCGAGCGATCGCGGTGCGACACTGTGTTCTGGCTCGGGCTGGAGATGAGCGGCCAGGCCATCTACGCCGCGTCGATTTCGAGCACGGTCGAGGTCGCCGGCGCGGTTACCTTCGGTTCACCGGTCCGGACTCCCGCCGACGCCAAGGTGCCCGGGGTCACCGCCGCCCCGAAGGCGCGACGCCGCGGGCGGGTGCTGTTCCGTGCCGGCGCGCACCACGCCGGACCGATCCTTGCCCTGTTGCGGTCCGGTCAGCTCGAGTCGAGCTTCGTTCCCGCCAACGTCGATCCGATCGTGCCCGCTCGTTACTTGCGACACGGAGTCCCGAACGAGTCGACGCGCCTGGCCGATCAATTCACCGACTGGGTCGCTAACGACACGATGCGCAGCATGGATCACGCGACCATCTGGGCCGATCGCCTGGACGAGGTCCGCGTGCCACTGATGATGTGGGCGGCGACCCGGGACCTCCAGCGTCCTTTGCCCGCTGTGCGCCGCGCCTTCGACGCGATGGGGAGCACCGACAAGACCTTCGTCGAAGCCGGCCGGTCGACCGGGTTCTCGGTCGACTACGGCCATGACGATCTGGTCGCGGCAAAGTCGTCACCGACCGAGGTGTTCCCTCGGATCATCGAGTGGATCGATCGCCGGGTATGACGGTCTGCGGTAAAGGCCATCGGTCGCGGAGTCGCCGATGATCCCGGTCTTCATCGCGCTCGTCGCTGCGGTCGTCGTCGGGGTTGGAGCTTCGCACCAACAGGTGGCCGCGCGCCAGGAGGAACCCCATGCGGTGATGGATCCACGACTTGTGCTGCGGCTGTTACGGCGCCGACGGTGGCTCATCGGCGTCGCCATCACTCTCGGCGGTTTCGGGCTCCAGGCCGCGGCCATCGCCACCGGCCGCCTGGTGGTCGTCGAGCCGCTACTTGCCACTCAAGTTCTCTTCGCGCTGCTCGCGTCCGTCCGCCACAGCGGCCTTTCGCTGGGCCGCCGGGAGTGGTTCGGTGCCGCCGCGACTGTCGTCGGCGTCGGTGGGTTCTTGGTGGTGGCCGCGCCGACGGCGTCCGACAGCGCGTCTCAGTTCGTGCCGTGGTCGGTCCCTCTGGGGGGCGTGGCGGTCGTGGTCATCATCGGCGTGATGGCCGCGTCGCGGATGGGGGCCTCTCGTCGAGCCCTCACGCTCGCCCTCCTCGCGGGGCTCGCGTTTGGGTGTTCCGACGCCCTGATCAAACTCGTCAGCCGGATCGTCGGCGACCTTGGCGTTGGCGCGTTGCTCGGCCACTGGGGCCTGTGGGCCTGGCTCGTGATCAGTCCCGTGGCGTTCTTGCTTCAGCAAAGCGCCTATCACGCCTCGCACCTGGCCGCCGCGCTGCCGGGCACCAGCAGCCTCCAACCCACGACTGCCGCCCTGCTCGGCGTGGCGATGTTCGGCGAGCACGTCCGTGGCGGCGGCGCTGTGCCGGTCGAGGTGGCGCTCGTTGCACTGGCGCTCGCGGGCGTGGTCTTGCTCGCGAGTTCCCCGTTGATCGAAGGAGAGAGGTTGTCCGATGTCCGAAGAAGTTGAGGTAGATTCCCCTGCGATCCGGACGTCCTCAAAGGAGAAGTCGCACATGGCTGAACCGGTCCGTGCTGATGTCGTCGTTATGGGCGCCGGCGTGGCCGGTGTCGCTGCAGCCCGGGCGTTGGCCCAGGGCGGGCTCAAAGTGGTTGTCGTCGAGGCGGGCGATCGGGTCGGCGGGCGGGTTCACACGGTTCGGGACCTCACCGGGTATCCCGTTGAGGCCGGCGCGGAGTTCATCCACGGCAACCGCGCGGCGACCTGGCAGGACGTGCGGGCCGCCGGGCTGGTCACCGAGCCGGCGCCCTACGTGTGGTCGTGGTTCAATCTCGCTGGGACCACCCGCTGGTTGCCGTTTCACTTGGCTCACCCAGGGGTCTGGCGTTCCTTCGACATCCTGTGGTCTCTGCATCGTATCGGCGACCGTGACGAGAGCGCGGCCCAATTCATCGCCCGCAAGGGATACCGGGGGCGAGCCCGAGAGTTGGCGCAGCTCACTCTGACCGCTCACCTCCCGGGCAGCGTTGACGAAGTCGGTGTCGCGGGCCTGGGTGCCGACGGGATCCTGCATCTGGAGGGCGGCGTCAACCACCGCGTCACCAGCGGCTACGACCTTCTTCCCGCGCACATCGGGACGGGCCTGGATATTCGCTTTGGGTTCCGGGCACGGCGCATCGCCTGGGCGCCGGACGGCGTGGAGATCACCGCGGCCGACGGGGCGAAGGTGACGGCGCGGGCCGCCGTCTCGACGCTGCCCCACGGCGTGTTGACGCGCGGCGACATCGAGTTCGAGCCCGGGCTGCCCGCAGCCAAGAGCGACGCATTGAACCGTTTGGCAACGGGGCCTGTCGCCAAGGTGCTTCTGTCGTTCGAAGATCCGTTCTGGCCGACGCGAGCGTCGCAAGTGGTCTGCGGTTCCGGCCCGGTCACGCTGTACTGGCCTACGTCGTTTCGCACCGACGGCCCGCCCACGCTTAGTGCCTACGCGACCGGACCGCGCGCCCAAGCGCTGTCCGATGCCGGAGCCGAGAAGGCGCTCGACATCGTGCTCGACGACCTGGTGCGGGTGTTCCCGGGATCGCGACCTCGGTCATCCTTGCGGGGCTGGCGGTTCGTGGACTGGATGACCGACCCCAACGCACTCGGGGGTTACACGTTCCTGCCACCCCGCGCGATTGGAGCCCGCCAAGACCTCGCCGCGCCAACTACAGGAGCGTTGTTCTGGGCGGGGTCCGCAACGGAGTCACGTCCGGTCGCGGACACCGTCGAAGCCGCCTACCTGAGCGGCCTGCGGGCCGCGCGCCAGGTTTCTTCTCTGTTGCGCTGATCGGCAGGCTCAGGCCTTAGAGGGCGACGTTGTTATGTTCCGTCGTCCTCGATCGGGTGCGAATACCAGGGCGTGACGAAGCGAGCCCACGGACCGGTTTGGGCCACCCATCCTCCGGCGGAGTCCTGCCAGCGCGCGACCGAGATGAACTGGCGCCGTGGTTTGGAGAAGTTGGTGCTGTCCGCGCGCCATTGGAACGCGTCGGGTGTCATCACGTCCGCCGTCCAAGATCCGTCGCTCGCGCGCAGCCACTTCACGAGTCCTTGGCGCGTGACGTTGGCCCCCATCGAACGGATACCTTCGGTCAACAGGCGCGCGGCCGCCCAGCCTTCGACCGCCCACTGCTGCATCGCGAAGTTCGGGTCGTATCGACGCATCGCCGCGCGGAACCTGGCGATCTCAGGGTTGCTCGTCATCGTGTAGGGAACCGAGTTCCCATCTACGTAGATCGAGTTGCGACACGGAGCGCTGAAGTCCTTGCCGATGCGGCTTGTCCAGTTCGCGACGGTAGCGATTGCGGCTTTGACTTGGAAGCCGTAGCGGTCCATCGCCTGGCACACGTTCATGAACCCTGCGGTGTCGATCACTTGCCAGAAAGCCTCCACGCCCGCCGATTGCATGTTGATGACATCGGTATCCCATGACGGACTTGCAGGGTCTTTGCCGGCGCCGCTGTTGGGCGTATAGACGACTTCGATGCCCGATTTCGTGAGCATGTCGATCACGATCGCCGCTCTGTTTGAGGACGCTGGGATCGCGTAGAAGAGCACCGCCGCCTTCTTGATTCCCAGATTCTGCTTGTACCAAAGGTACGGAGCATTGGTCTCGTAGAACGTCCCCTTCACTCCGACGCTCTTCCCGTCGCGCGGATACCCCGCGGCGCCATAGATAGTGAAGAACATCGGGTACTTGTAATACGCGGTCGCGACCGGAATCCCGCCGACGTCGGGGACCCCGGCGGCGTTGAGTAGGCCCGCCCCAGCGTAAGCGTCGGTGTTGTTGGCGGCGAAGGCAAAGACCTTCTCCTTGTCGATCAAGTTGCGCGCGCAGGCCTTGTTTCCCTCGGGATCCTCGCGGTCGTCGCAGGTGAGGAACTTGATCGTTCGTCCGTTCACGCCGCCGGATGCGTTCAGCGCCTGAAAGTAAGCGCGCGCGCCGTGAGAAGGTCCGCTGAAGGCCTCGGGTCCCAAAGGCCCGCCGACGGGCGTGATGTTTCCAACGGTGATCGTCGTCGCGGTGACGCCGCGGTCGGATGCGAAGTTGCGTGAGGACCCCTCGCCGGGACCGGTTGTGGGTCCGGACCCCGGGCCGAAGCCGGTCGATCCGTCGCCGAGTGCGGGTCCGTCCGCGGTTGAACCTGTTGATTGCGCGTCCGGAGACGTCTCCCACGACGAGAACCCGTTGCCTTCCGCCCCGGACCGCTGCAGGCTGTCCCCGGTCGCCTGGAAGTTGAATGCAGTGTCGGGCAGACGAGTGCCGCATGCGGTGACGACCAGCGCCAAAACCGCGAGCGCGTGGAGGAAACGCAGCCGATTCATGAAAGACCCGCCCCCGATGTTATTCTCCGACCGAAGCTTCGCGCGTCACCGGCACAACCCTCGACTCGCCGGCGGCAGTGGATGGTAGCACCGGCGGTCGCGAAGTCCTGATTCGAAATCGACGGGTCGGGTGCTGTGCGCCCCTCGTGAGGCAGGCGCACGGTTGCTTTCATTGAAGATTCTCTGAGGAGGCGCACATGGAGCCCATCGGCTTCAGTAAGCAGAGAGCGAACGAGATGATGGGCGCGCACGGGGTCGACGTCATGGTCCTGACTTCCGCGGAGAACGTCTTCTACACGTCCGGTCTGCCTGTCCGTCATGTCGAGCACAACCCGATTCTGTTCGTGCTTGCGAACCAGTACCCGACCATGACCGTGATCTCTCGCGACGGTGACGATGCGGCCGTGTCCTGGATTCTGTTTGATCCGACGCTCACCTGGATCTCGGACTTCTCTGGGGTGCTGACTAGAGACGCCGCAGTCGAAGCGGTCGTGGCCAAAGTGGCTGCGCGTGCGCAATCGAAGCTGCGGATCGGGATCGAGAGCAGCGCGCCCTTCTACGTCGTCGAGGCCTTGCGCGCGGCCTACCCCAGCGCGGAACTGGTCGTGATCGATGATGTCTTGCTTCGGCTGCGTGCGGTTAAGACCACGGAGGAGATCCGGCGGATTCGTGAGGCGACACGCATCGCGGAGAAGACGATCGCCGCTCTGATCGAGAACCTCACCGAGGGCATGTCGGACTTAGAGATGCTGAAGCTCGCGAAGATCACGACGCTTCAGGAAGGCGGCAGCGGGACCAACCACATCACGCTGAGTATCGGCGACAGCGATCCGGAGGCGCCGGGGACGGGACGGCGAATCGAAAGGGGCGAGTTGACTCGCTTCGACACCGGCGCGATGTACGGCGGATACGTCTCCGACGTGTCGCGTCACGCGTGCATCGGGGACATCCCCTCGGATGCTCAGAGCATCGTCGCGTACACGGCCGACTTGCAGCAGGCGTACGTGAACGAGATCCGCACGGGGGTCACGGCGGGCGAGATCGAGGACCTCATAGCCAAGGACTTCCAGCGTCCGTCGGAAGTGCCGGTCTTCACGATGGGCCACGGCGTTGGGATCAACACCGAAGAGATGCACTTCTTCCCCACGATGCTCGCCGGTCGCAGGGAGTGGGTCTTCGAGGAGGGAATGGTCTTCGATTTGGAATCGTGGGCCCTGTACCCGCCGTACAAGAACCGGCTCATCGGAATGGAAGACACCTACGTGGTCGTGGACGGTCGATGCGAGAGACTGACCACTTTGGACCGCAAGATATTCTCGCGTTAGGCCGGCGGGAGACGAGGATGAAGCAACTGAGAGTCGGGGTCGTCGGCATGGGTTTCGCCGGCTGGCTGCACGCGAGTTCGTACAACATGCTGGGGGACAAGGCGAAGCTCGTCGCCGTGTGCGACTCGGACGAGGAGAAGGTGGCGAACCTCGCCGAGCAGCTCGGGACCTTGGCGATCACGGACTACGCGGCGCTGCTCGCGCGCGCCGACATCGACGCGATCGACGTCTGTGTTCCTCACCACTTGCACAGGCGATTTGCAGTTGAGGCTGCGCGCGCCGGCAAGCACATCCTGTTGGAGAAGCCGATCGCGACGAGTATCGAGGACGCCGATGCGATCATCAGTGCGGCGGCTGAGGCGGGAGTCACATTGATGGTCGCCGAGAACCATCTCTTCTTGCCCGCCAACCGCAAGGTGAAGGAGATCATCGACTCCGGGGAGATCGGTCGCGTGTTTCTCGTGCGCGCATACGAGGGTGCGATAAGCGAGCTGACCGTTAACCCGAATCCAGAGGACTGGCGGACGTTGCCGAACAACGAGGGCGTGCTGCTCGACATGGCGGTACACAAGTTCGCGATGCTCCGGTGGATGCTCGGCGACATCGCGTCGGTGTTCGCGGTGAAGGAGAAGCTCGTCGTGACCGACCTTGCGCCGAACTACGACGACACGGCGCTCGTCACCGTGAAGTTCGCGAGCGGCGCGGTCGGCGAGATCGTCGTTACGTCGGGCGTCGCCGGCGGCGAGACGAATTCGCTGGAGGTTTACGGCACCGACGGAACGATCCTGGAGAATCACATGTGGCCGCGACCGGTGATGTACATGTCGCGAAAGACCTCAAAGAGCACCTGGATCTGGGTGTATCCGGTGAAATGGCGCCGGCCGAAGCTTGAGCACGGACCCTTCCCCCAGTACTACGAGATCTCGTTCCGCGAAGAGGTCGAGCACTTCGTGGACTGCGTCCTGCAAGGGAAGATCCCGGACATGACCGGTGAGGACGCGCGCGAGTCGATTCGCGTCGCGATCGCCGCGAGCGAATCCGCCGCGCGCAAGCAGTTCGTAGATGTGAGGGCCTGATCGTGCGCGTGCAGATCGGGTTCTTCGTCGCCCTGCTGGGCACGGCAATGACGCATTCCGGCATGGTCTTTCTCAAGCGCGGAGCCGATCAGGTCCCGACGATCACATGGCGGATGGGCTTGGGTATGTTTCGTGAGTTGTTCCGGTGCAAGATCTGGGCGCTCGGAACCTCGATGCAAGTGGGATCGTTTGCAGCGCTGATGGTGACACTGTCGCTGGCGCCCGTGACCGTTGTTATGCCGGTGTGGAACTCGGGAATCCTCATCTTCGTCTTCCTTAGTCTCGTGTACTTGAAGGAGCGGCTCTCCACGACGGAGAAGCTTCTGGTCGGTGTCGTCGTGTCGGGGCTTCTGGTGCTCGGTCTGAGCCTTTCGGGGTCCGAGGAAGTCGTGCGTCCGGTTCCCAACGGGCCTGTCGCGTTGTTCTGCGCCGTGGCGCTCGTGCTCGCGTTCTCCGTCGTCGGCGTGAGCGCGCGCGCGCGCAAGACCGCGGACTGGGGGATCGGGATCGCTGTGGTTGCCGGCACGCTCGCCGGACTTGCGACCGTCGTGCAGAAGGCGTTCGTGATGTCGTTTGCCGGCTCGCCGCGCACGGCACAGATCGTCGTCTACGGAGCGGCAATCGTCGTGACGAACGTCACGTCGTACATGATGTTGCAGGGCGCGCTGCAACGCGGGAAGGCAATCAACGTCGTGCCTGTCCTCTCGGGTCTTGGCGGAGTACTGCCGATTCTTGCCGGATTTGCCGCGTTTTCCGAAGGGTTGCCGCCGTCGTGGCGCGCGGTTGCGCGCGTCGCCGCGATCTCACTCATCCTTGTCGGCGCGCTCGGACTCTCACGCTTCAGCGAGGTTCCCGAATCTCATGGGGCTCCCGACGTCGTGTCGGACCCGGCCACGTAGGACGCGGCGCCCGTCACGCTCTCGGAAGACGCCCCCGGCGGCGAGGGAAGTCCGACGTACTACTACCCGAAGCGCCAGTAGCGCTCGGGCGCATAGGCGTCGTCCTCGACCAACCCGCCGAGCACCTTCATCTGTGAGACGTATTGCCCCAGGGATTTCCGCTTGAGCGCGAGGGGCGCGCCCGGCAGTTCGATACTCTCGGGCTCGCCGATGGAGCTCATCCGGAGGAGGCGCTCCGCTGTGAGATCGGGGCACTGCTTGCGGTAGAGGGCATCCTCGTAGACGCTCCACGGGCCATCCCGCCGGCCGGTTACGATGAGGCAGGCTTCCGACGTCAGGACGTGATCATTCGATCCGATGCCGAGCGGCAGGAAGACGCGGTCGGGAGCGATCTCGCGCACGACGGCCTCGATCGCCGGCACGATCTCGTCCAGGGTGGGACGATCATCGTCCGCGTACTGCCAGTCCAGGAAGTCCAGGTACCGCTGCGAGGTCCCGAGAACTTCCAGCGCGTTGAAGTCCTCGACCCGACGCATCGCCACGATGTCGTCACCCTCGGCGAAGCCGCCCCAGAGGTCCCAGTCGGTGGGCGGAGAGGGGTATGCGGGAGGCTTACCTCCGAAGACGGTCACGACGGCTGCCGAACCCGAATGGGCCCCCAAGAGCTGGCCGCAAGACAGAACGGCGTCATCGAAGTGAGGAGAGACCACGAGGATCTTCTCGGGAGTTGTCGTTTCCAGTGCCATCTGCTCTCCTCGTTCACGATGACGTTACGTTCCGTCGTCTTCCATGGGGTGCGGATACCAGTGCGTGACGAGGCGGGCCCACGGATTGGTTTGGGCTACCCACCCGCCGGCGGAGTCCTGCCAGCGCGCGACCGAGATGAACCCGCGCCGGGGTTTCGAGAAGTCGGCGCGGTCGGCTCCCCACTGGAACGCGTCGGGTGTCATCACGTCCGCCGTCCAAGATCCGTCGCTCGCGCGCAGCCACTTCACTAGTCCTTGGCGCGTCACGTTGGCTCCCATCGAACGGATACCTTCGGTCAACAGGCGCGCGGCCGCCCAGCCTTCGACCGCCCACTGCTGCATCGCGAAGTTCGGGTCGTATCGACGCATCGCCGCGCGGAACCTGGCGATCTCGGGATTGCTCGTCATCGTGTACGGCACTGAACTGCCGTACACGTAGATCGAGTTGCGACACGGAGCACTGAAGTCTTTGCCGATGCGGCTCGTCCAGTTCGCCACCGAAGCGACCGCGGCTTTGACTTGGAAGCCGTAGCGATCCATCGACTGGCACACGTTCATGAATCCCGCTGTATCGATCACTTGCCAGAAGGCCTCGACGCCGGCCGAGCGCATGTTGATGACCTCGGTGTCCCAAGAGGGACTTGCGGGGTCCTTTCCGGCACCGTTGTTGGGTGTATAGACGACGTCGATGCCCGATTTCTTGAGCATCTCGATCACGATGTCGGCACGGGTCTTGGATGCAGGAATGGCATAGAAGAGGACCGCAGCCTTCTTGATGTCTAAGTGCTCCTTGTACCAAATCATCGGCGCGGCGCTTTCGTAGAACGTTCCCTTCACTCCGACGTTCTTCCCGTCGCGCGGATATCCGGCGGCGCCATAGATAGTGAAGAACATCGGGTACTTGTAGTACGCCGTCGCGACCGGAATCCCACCGACGTCGGGGACCCCGGCGGCGTTCACCAACCCGGCGCCAGCGTAAGCGTCGGTGTTGTTGGCGGCGAAGGCAAAGACCTTCTCCTTGTCGATCAAGTTGCGCGCGCAGGCCTTGTTTCCCTCGGGATCTTCGCGGTCGTCGCAGGTGAGGAACTTAATCGTTCGTCCGTTCACGCCGCCGGATGCGTTCAACGCTTGAAAGTAAGCGCGCGCGCCGTGAGAAGGCCCGCTGAACATCTCCGGACCGAGCGGCCCGCCGACAGGCGTGATGTTTCCAACGGTGATCGTCGTCGCGGTGACGCCGCGGTCGGATGCGAAGTTGCGTGAGGACCCCTCGCCGGGACCGGTTGTGGGGCCGGACCCTGGGCCGAAGCCGGTCGAGCCGTTGCCGAGTGAGGGTCCGTTTGCGGTTGAACCTGCTGATTGCGCATCCGGAGAGGTTTTCCACGACGAGAACCCGTTGCCTTCCGCGCCGGGTTGCTGCAGGTTATCCCCGGCGGCCTGAAAGCTGAATGCGGTGTTGGGCAGACGAGTGCCGCATGCGGTGACGACCAATGCCAAAACCGCGAGCGCGTGGAGGAAACGCAGCCGATTCATGAAAGACCCGCCCCCGATGTCATTCTCCGACCGAAGCTTCGCGCGTCACCGGCACGACCCTCGACTCGCCGGCGGCAGTGGATGGTAGCACCGGCGCTCGCGAAGTCCTGATTCGAAATCGACGGGCAGGGTGTTGCGTGCCCCTCGTGAGACGGACGCGCAATCGCTTCGTATTCCTCAGCCTCGCGTACCTGAAGGAGCGGCTTTCGACATACGAGAAGCTCATGGTTGGACTTGATGTGTCCGGGCTCTTGGTGCTCATCCTCATCGGCGCGCTCGGCTCTTGCGCTTCAGCGAGGTTCTCGAACCTCATGAGGTCCCCGAGGCCGCTCCGGACGCAGCCGTCTAGGACCTGCCTTGGCTCATTTCTTGATGTGCTCGAGGTCGGAGGCGCGAAGGCCTGGACCCATGACCCTACGCATCCAGTGATTACAGGCGTACATTGCCAACGTCACTGCATGCGGCATGCCATCGGCAGGAAGTGAGGGTCATGAGTGCTCCCGTGGATTTGCTCATGGAAAGCGTGATCGCAAACAACCCGGGCGAAACTGAATTCCACCAAGCCGTTCACGAGGTTGC from Actinomycetota bacterium carries:
- a CDS encoding ABC transporter substrate-binding protein, whose product is MNRRRFLLTLTVLTLVATACGTRLSDTAFNFQAAGENPQRAGAGGDEFSSWETSPDTQSTGSTANGPTLGNGSTGFGPGSGPTTAPGEGSFLNFASDRGVTATTITVGNITPVGGPLGPEMFSGPSHGARAFFQSLNESGGVNGRTIRFLTCDDREDPEANKACARNFIEKEKVFALVANNTDAYAGAGLVNAAGVPDVGGIPVGSAYYKYPMFFSAYGAAGYPRDGKRVGVNGTFYENNAPHVWFKQHLGIKKAAVLFYAIPASSNRAAVVIEMLEKSGIEVVYTPNGGAGKDPASPSWDTDIINMRSAGVEAFWQVIDTAGFMNVCQAMDRYGFEVKAAVASVANWTSAIGKDFSAPCRNSIYVNGNSVPYTMTSNPEIAKFRAAMRRYDPNFTMQQWAVEGWAAARFLTEGIRSMGANVTRKGLVQWLRASEGATTADLMTPEAYRWRVNSTNFTKPVEQLISVARWLDSGGGWVAQTSPFARFITHWYPHPMEDDGT
- a CDS encoding SDR family NAD(P)-dependent oxidoreductase, which gives rise to MTGASRGIGREVARALYVRGARVGLVARDRVGLDAVVSALGDRALAAVGDVCDPDSLRAAVDAVVGEFGPVDVLVNNAGIGAYESFVEADPEVFERLMRVNYFGTVEATRLVARSMLERGRGHIVNVASIAGRLGAPFESAYSGSKFAVVGFSEALAAEFGPLGVQVSLVNPGPVATSFTEARGVPFQRRFPRPLPPTRVARAVVRAIERNRFEQTLPHWLGVGIVTRAIAPSVYRRGLVRNVGAEARRSWSAGSGRTP
- a CDS encoding NAD(P)/FAD-dependent oxidoreductase; its protein translation is MAEPVRADVVVMGAGVAGVAAARALAQGGLKVVVVEAGDRVGGRVHTVRDLTGYPVEAGAEFIHGNRAATWQDVRAAGLVTEPAPYVWSWFNLAGTTRWLPFHLAHPGVWRSFDILWSLHRIGDRDESAAQFIARKGYRGRARELAQLTLTAHLPGSVDEVGVAGLGADGILHLEGGVNHRVTSGYDLLPAHIGTGLDIRFGFRARRIAWAPDGVEITAADGAKVTARAAVSTLPHGVLTRGDIEFEPGLPAAKSDALNRLATGPVAKVLLSFEDPFWPTRASQVVCGSGPVTLYWPTSFRTDGPPTLSAYATGPRAQALSDAGAEKALDIVLDDLVRVFPGSRPRSSLRGWRFVDWMTDPNALGGYTFLPPRAIGARQDLAAPTTGALFWAGSATESRPVADTVEAAYLSGLRAARQVSSLLR
- a CDS encoding DMT family transporter, translating into MIPVFIALVAAVVVGVGASHQQVAARQEEPHAVMDPRLVLRLLRRRRWLIGVAITLGGFGLQAAAIATGRLVVVEPLLATQVLFALLASVRHSGLSLGRREWFGAAATVVGVGGFLVVAAPTASDSASQFVPWSVPLGGVAVVVIIGVMAASRMGASRRALTLALLAGLAFGCSDALIKLVSRIVGDLGVGALLGHWGLWAWLVISPVAFLLQQSAYHASHLAAALPGTSSLQPTTAALLGVAMFGEHVRGGGAVPVEVALVALALAGVVLLASSPLIEGERLSDVRRS
- a CDS encoding alpha/beta fold hydrolase; this translates as MSKTRRFGSALASGAAAAGAVRVGRFYRSLAYATGQTERVVAVTSDGWRLSMARYQAVGTPKGVIVAGHGFAGSSLIWDLAPSASLARYAAAAGYDFYALDLRGRGRSWPASGPARDLHWSFDDFVFHDLPAATSTARERSRCDTVFWLGLEMSGQAIYAASISSTVEVAGAVTFGSPVRTPADAKVPGVTAAPKARRRGRVLFRAGAHHAGPILALLRSGQLESSFVPANVDPIVPARYLRHGVPNESTRLADQFTDWVANDTMRSMDHATIWADRLDEVRVPLMMWAATRDLQRPLPAVRRAFDAMGSTDKTFVEAGRSTGFSVDYGHDDLVAAKSSPTEVFPRIIEWIDRRV